From Serratia fonticola:
CGCGGGTTGGCCAACCGAATATGGGCATCCATACGGATCAGCTTACCTTCCGGGTCTTTGGCATAGTCCGGTTCGTCATGCTCGTGCTTCATCCCCAACGGCGCACCACTGTGCTTTTCGCGGCCAAAGATGGTTTGCTGCTCCTGCAACGGCGTCCGATCCCAAAATTCGACGTGGAAACGAATAATACGCGCAGCCTGATAGCTACCGCCAACGGCCCACGCAGGTTCTCCCGCTTTATCACCGACCCATACCACCTGATCCATTAACGGCTTATCGCTGGTTTTTGGGTTGGCGGTGCCGTCTTTGAAGCCCAGCAGGTTAATTGGCGTCTCTTTGCCCCGGCTGCGGGCCGAGTGTGCCGAGATAAAACCTTCCCGCTTCCAGCGCACGCTGAGCAAGTCTGGCGAATGCTTGATGATATCGCGTAGCGCGTGGATCACCGTTTCATTGGTATTGGCACAGATTTGCAGCAACAAGTCACCATGACACAGGGCAGCATCGAGTGAATCGTTGGGGAAACGCGTCATGGTTTGCAGATGCAGCGGTTTCTGCGCCTGTAAGCCAAAGCGCTCATCAAACAGCGAAGTGCCAACGGAAACGGTGATGGTCAGGTTATCAGGGTAAATTTCCGGCCCCATAATGCCCGAATCCAACGGTGGCAGCTTGGGATCAACCTCCGGTGCCTTACCGCCGCTGGTGAGGAACGCGATACGGCTGGTTAACAGCCGAAATAGCCGTTCAAGATCCTGTTTGTTGGTCGCCAACACGTCGAAAGCCACCAGCATCATGGCCGCTTGCTGCGGCGTCAAAATACCGGCTTGGTGCTGGCCGTAGAACGGTTGTTTTTGCCAGCGTTCGTCCTGCGAGGTAGCCAGCGGCTCTTCTGCAGCCCGCGCCAGGGATGGCCCCGCCAACGCCAGAGCACCGCCCATAATGCCCAAACCCTGCAACAACCGCCTGCGCGAAGGTGAAGCGGCCTGCTCATCTTGAGGAAACGGCCCGTTTTGCGGGCCGGTCTTGTAGTTCATCATGCTCAGCCTTAATCGAGACCCAGCACGCCACGCAGCTGTGACAGGTCTTCTGCCAGCGTAGTGATCGGCCCTTTCATCGCATTACGATCCGCGGTGGTCAGCTTCTCGTAAGACTCATAACCCTCTGCGGTCTTGTATTTAGCCAGGATGTTATCGACGGTTTTAAAGTTGGCGTCGATCTTCGCCAGCAGTGGCTGGTTGGCCTTTTCCAACAGCGGACGCAACAGGTTCACAATCTTCTGGGCGCCATCGACGTTGGCCTGGAAATCCCACAGGTCAGTACGGCTGTAGCGATCCTCTTCACCGCTGATCTTGCTGGCCGCCACTTCTTCAATCAAGCCAGCAGCACCGCCCACCACTTTGCTTGGCGGGAAGGTCAGTTCACCGATGCGTTTTTGCAACTCCAGCGTGTCTTTATACAGACCATCGGCATACTCATTCATGCCCTTGGTGGTGTTATCGGCAAACAGCGCTTTCTCCAGACGGTGGAAGCCGGTGAATTTTGGATCTTCGGCTTTTTTCTCATAGTCGTCTTCACGGGCGTCAATGCTGCCGTCCAGATCGGAGAACAGCTCGGCAATCGGTTCAATACGCTCGTAGTGCTGACGGGTTGGCGCATAAAGCTTGCGGGCCTGGGCCACATCACCGGCTTTGATCGCATCAGTAAACAGCTTGGTCTGCTTGACCAGCCCTTCAACTTCCTTGGTGACATAGACTTTATATTCGGCAATCGGGCCAACCAAATCCATCACATTCGGTTTGCCATCAGCTACCGCACCCGCAGCCGTGACGACAAGCTTGCCTTTCGGGTTGCTCAACAGCCCACAGGTCATGTCGTATTCGCCCGGTTCGAGGTTTGCCGTCATTTTCTGGGTGAAACCTGGCGCAATATTTTCGCGCTCTTCCACCACCATCACGCCTTTGAGGATTTCCCACTCCAGGTTCTTCTGGCTAGTGTTATGCACCACAAACTGGGTTTTACCGGCGGGCAGGGTCAACTGCATCGGCTCACACTGTTTGTCGTTTACGGTCACCTTAACTTGAGGGATATCCGCCGCCAGCGCGTTGAGGCTCAGCGCGAAAGCAGGAACGGCCAGTAATGCGGCATGCAATGCCTTGCGGCGAAATAACGGAGTAGACATACGGAATTCCCTAGTAAATTAGTGATGTGTCTTGCGTTGCGCCGGGATCGTTGAAGACTCCGTACGCTGCGGCAGGAAAAAGAAAATCAGAGCAGGGATCAGATACAGGAAATAGACCGCCACTTCGCTAACCGATGGCGCTTCCTGATAGCCGAACATTCCCTCTAACAGGGTGCCCAGCAGTGAATGCGTGGATAGCTGGTTGCTGAGGTCGAACGCGATATCCTGGAAGTGGTTCCACAATCCGGCCTCGTGGAAAGCACGGATCGCCCCGGCAGCCAGGCCCGCAGCCACGAACAGAATAAACAGGCTGGTCCATTTGAAGAACTTGGCCAGGTGCAATTTGATACCGCCCCAATAGATCAGCATGCCCACTACGATGGCGCACGCCAGGCCGAGCATCGCACCGATTGGCGCGGCAATGCCCACATCCTGCTGAAACGCGGCCAACAGAAAGAACACCGACTCCAGTCCTTCACGGGCAACGGCAAAAAACACCATCGCCACCAATGCCCATCCTTGTCTTTTACCCGAGTTGAGAGCGTTATCAATCGCCCCTTCAAGATGCACCTTCACCGAGCGGGAAACCTTGCGCATCCAGAACACCATATAGGTCAGGATGCACACCGCCACCACCGCTACCAGCCCTTCGAACAGCTCTTGCTGTTTTTGCGGAAACTCACCGGTGGTTTCATTGATGAAGATACCTAACGCCAGGCACAGAGCAACGGCGACGATCACTCCAATCCATACCACACCAAGCCATTGACCGCGTTGAGTCCGCTTCAGATAGCTGGCGATCAAACTGACGATCAGCGCAGCCTCCAACCCCTCACGGAACATGATAAGGAAAGGAACAAACATAGAATATTAACCCCTGAAAAGGCGTTTGTAGTCAGCCGCGGGCGCTGGGTCGACCAGACTGCGGCAATGTAAAGAAAAGTAAACCAGAACGATAGTGATTATCATTCTACTGAAAAGAAAAACAAGAGGCGGAAGTGTGATTTTTATTAATCAAATGTCGCTAGTTGTTACAGCTTGGTGAGAGGAGTGATGGGGAAAGCGGATCTCTCCCCGATTACCGGGGAGAGATTAAGACGGATTTAGACCGTTTTGAACTCGGCCTCTGCCATATCAAAACGTTTGGTGATGGTTGCCGAAGGCTGGCGCCCCATCAGGCTGACCACCACGATGGCGATACAACCAAACACAAAACCAGGAATGATTTCATACAGACCCAGCCAGGCGAACTGCTTCCAGACGATCACAGTGATCGCCCCCACCAGCATACCGGCCAGCGCGCCGTTACGGGTCATGCGCGACCACATCACCGAGATCAGCACCACCGGGCCAAATGCGGCACCAAAGCCGGCCCAGGCATAGCTTACCAGACCCAGCACGCGGTTCTCCGGGTTAGCCGCCAGGGCAATCGCCACCAGCGCCACTACCAGTACCATCGCACGCCCTACCCACACCAGCTCACGCTGGCTGGCCTCTTTGCGCAAGAAGGCTTTGTACAGGTCTTCGGTGATCGCACTGGAACAAACCAGCAGTTGACAGCTCAGGGTGCTCATTACCGCCGCCAGAATAGCCGACAGCAGGATCCCGGCAATCCATGGGTTAAACAGCAGCATGGCCAGTTCGATAAACACCCGCTCGCCGTTTTGCGTCACATTGCCCGCTTGATCCGGGTTATTGGCAAAGTAAGCGATGCCGAAGAAGCCAACCGCAATGGTCCCCGCCAGGCAGAGGATCATCCAGATCATACTGATGCGGCGAGCGCTACGGATGGTGCGGTGGGAATCCGCAGCCATAAAGCGCGCCAGAATATGCGGCTGACCAAAGTAGCCCAGGCCCCAGCCCAGCAACGACAGGATCGCCACCAGATTCAGCCCTTTCATCATATCCAGATTGGCCGGGTTTTTAGCCGCGATCACCAGCATCGAACTGTCGATGCCGCCCACGGCGAAGATGACGATGACCGGCGTGAGGATCAGCGCAAAAATCATCAGGCTGGCCTGCACGGTATCGGTCCAACTGACCGCCAGGAACCCGCCGATAAAGGTATATAGGATGGTGGCGGCTGCCCCGGCCCACAGCGCGGTGGCGTAGGTCATACCGAAGGTGCTTTCAAACAGACGCGCACCGGCCACAATGCCGGAAGCACAATAGATGGTGAAGAACACCAGGATCACGATGGCGGAAATCACCCGCAGCAGTTTACTGTTGTCCTCAAAACGGCTGGTGAAGTAGTCCGGCAGCGTCAAGGCGTTGTTGTTGGCTTCGGTATGGACGCGTAACCGCCCTGCCACCAGCTTCCAGTTCAGGTAGGCACCAATGGTCAGCCCGATGGCGATCCAGCTCTCCGAAATACCGGAAAGGAAAATC
This genomic window contains:
- the efeB gene encoding iron uptake transporter deferrochelatase/peroxidase subunit; translation: MNYKTGPQNGPFPQDEQAASPSRRRLLQGLGIMGGALALAGPSLARAAEEPLATSQDERWQKQPFYGQHQAGILTPQQAAMMLVAFDVLATNKQDLERLFRLLTSRIAFLTSGGKAPEVDPKLPPLDSGIMGPEIYPDNLTITVSVGTSLFDERFGLQAQKPLHLQTMTRFPNDSLDAALCHGDLLLQICANTNETVIHALRDIIKHSPDLLSVRWKREGFISAHSARSRGKETPINLLGFKDGTANPKTSDKPLMDQVVWVGDKAGEPAWAVGGSYQAARIIRFHVEFWDRTPLQEQQTIFGREKHSGAPLGMKHEHDEPDYAKDPEGKLIRMDAHIRLANPRTPQTQSNLMLRRGYSYSLGVSNSGQLEMGLLFVCYQADLEQGFLTVQKRLNGEALEEYVKPIGGGYFFVLPGVKTSGDYLASSLLQA
- the efeO gene encoding iron uptake system protein EfeO, whose protein sequence is MSTPLFRRKALHAALLAVPAFALSLNALAADIPQVKVTVNDKQCEPMQLTLPAGKTQFVVHNTSQKNLEWEILKGVMVVEERENIAPGFTQKMTANLEPGEYDMTCGLLSNPKGKLVVTAAGAVADGKPNVMDLVGPIAEYKVYVTKEVEGLVKQTKLFTDAIKAGDVAQARKLYAPTRQHYERIEPIAELFSDLDGSIDAREDDYEKKAEDPKFTGFHRLEKALFADNTTKGMNEYADGLYKDTLELQKRIGELTFPPSKVVGGAAGLIEEVAASKISGEEDRYSRTDLWDFQANVDGAQKIVNLLRPLLEKANQPLLAKIDANFKTVDNILAKYKTAEGYESYEKLTTADRNAMKGPITTLAEDLSQLRGVLGLD
- the efeU gene encoding iron uptake transporter permease EfeU yields the protein MFVPFLIMFREGLEAALIVSLIASYLKRTQRGQWLGVVWIGVIVAVALCLALGIFINETTGEFPQKQQELFEGLVAVVAVCILTYMVFWMRKVSRSVKVHLEGAIDNALNSGKRQGWALVAMVFFAVAREGLESVFFLLAAFQQDVGIAAPIGAMLGLACAIVVGMLIYWGGIKLHLAKFFKWTSLFILFVAAGLAAGAIRAFHEAGLWNHFQDIAFDLSNQLSTHSLLGTLLEGMFGYQEAPSVSEVAVYFLYLIPALIFFFLPQRTESSTIPAQRKTHH
- the putP gene encoding sodium/proline symporter PutP — protein: MNTPMLVTFVVYILGMVVIGLLAYRATNNFDDYILGGRSLGSVVTALSAGASDMSGWLLMGLPGAIFLSGISESWIAIGLTIGAYLNWKLVAGRLRVHTEANNNALTLPDYFTSRFEDNSKLLRVISAIVILVFFTIYCASGIVAGARLFESTFGMTYATALWAGAAATILYTFIGGFLAVSWTDTVQASLMIFALILTPVIVIFAVGGIDSSMLVIAAKNPANLDMMKGLNLVAILSLLGWGLGYFGQPHILARFMAADSHRTIRSARRISMIWMILCLAGTIAVGFFGIAYFANNPDQAGNVTQNGERVFIELAMLLFNPWIAGILLSAILAAVMSTLSCQLLVCSSAITEDLYKAFLRKEASQRELVWVGRAMVLVVALVAIALAANPENRVLGLVSYAWAGFGAAFGPVVLISVMWSRMTRNGALAGMLVGAITVIVWKQFAWLGLYEIIPGFVFGCIAIVVVSLMGRQPSATITKRFDMAEAEFKTV